The nucleotide window AACTCTTAAAACATTCTTCCTTTAATTAGTCCGATGAAGGTTTTGGTGGTGATGGGACagaggggatggggttgggggggagcagagggggacgggatgggggaagaaaggtGGTAAGGATTTAGGTCACGGGGAAAATACCCCTACTGATAGTACAGCTCTAAATTCATGCCATCATGGATTTCGTAGTCTCCCAAAGTCACGTGATTCTTGAAGATGGTATACCATTTCTTGAGAACGATCTTGTCCCAGCGGGTGCCTGTCTGGGCCGCAATCAGCTTTTTCAGGTCGCGGATTGCGTCGTCTGAGTTGCACTTCATGTGGACCTTCTTGCCCAGCCTATGGTTGCACACCACCTCGATCATGGCTCCCGCTGCGCAGGATGGTGTCACGGTTCCGGCCTTCCAACCGACTAGCTACCTGTCAAAAGAGGGAACGACCTCACGAGTTGCTCAGATAAGAAGATAACCAACCACTTAGGACCCCCACCCGTGACGGGGTCTGATCTGCACACGGTCCACAAGGACGGAGCCAACCACAGGGGAAGactggaaaaagaggagggagttagTGGAACGTGGAGAGGCACCCCTACGGGCATTTTAAGGACGCTGGGCCTGAGTGATCAAGTGGACATGAGATGAGGTTCTCCCGGTTGGAGTCCAAAGGCTAGGATCCTTGgggagatgatgatggtaatttaagggcttactgtgcaccaaacactgttctaaatgctggggtggatacagttgggcacagtccctgtcccacatggggctcacagtcttaaccctcattttccagatgagggaactgaggcatggagaaatgaagcgacttgcccaaggtcacacagcacacaagtggcagagctgggattagaacccatgacctttggacacccaggcccgtgatctatccactaggccatgctgcttcccactccagAGTGCCAGGGTAGAGGGGAGTGGGTAATACAGATTGGCAGCAGTCTCCCCCTGGTCAGAAATGAACCTTTGATCTCCCACAAATCCTTTTGGGGAAAATCCTTATGGACTGAAGCCAGTGACAGTTTATCAGAGACCCTCTGAATCATGTCAAGTGATACTTTATTTGCTCTTTTTTTAAGCAAGTAAGGAAACCAGGAGgtgaatttaagactgtgagccgcacatagacaggttctctgtccaacctgattaacttgtatggactccagtacttagaacactgcatgacacatagtaaatgtttaataaaagcCAGTATTGAGTAGAGGAACTCCTCCGCTTTTCTCTCTTTGCATAGACCACATGACTGGGTTTCCCTCAAATTAATTTAAAAGTAGGaagattattaagtgcttatgtgtgtggagcactgtactaagcattggaagagATGCACAGGTGGAAAGCGAGTCCACCCTCAGAAAAGACACTTCTACGTTAAGATTACCTCGTGTCTTTTACCTGAAAATTTCAATGTTTGCTATTCTAAAATACTAACCACAAACACACATTAAAACATTTACAGATAGTAGCTCAAACTTTGCCGTCCTTCAGTGAACCTGCTCTTGATCCCTTAGTGGCTTCCCTAATGCTACAGTGAATTCTATTATTGCCTCCTTCCCTGACAGCCCTCATCCCAAACTGGACCAAAAGCTGCCATCGTCGCTCAGAGCCACAAACTGGTGGGGCCAGTAGTTTTACAATCTCCTCCACTAAACTATAAGCGAATGAAGGTTCTCTTAATGTTGTgtttgtgtacatgtgtgtgtacgtgtgtgagaCTATGTATGCCCAGCACAAATTAAGTGACAAACCTATAGGTTCATAAGAGATGTATGGGAAAGCCATCCTAATCCAAAAGCCTCTGAAGAGGATGTCTCCATAACTGAATGAGAGGACAACACATTGATTAGGCGGGGTGAAAGGATGGATTCCCTTTTACTACCGACTCCTCTTACCCCTGACCTAGTATTCAACAAGATGAATTGTCATGGGGTCCCTTGGGCCCCCTCCCTGTGTCCTtttttccccttgccccccaaccccatgaTCTAGTACTAAATCAGATTAGTGGAAAGGGGTGCGTAGACAAGGTTTCCCCACACAATCTCACCCGGAACCCTCATTACTTAAGTAACATAACTGAGGAGGCCGAGTGGGTGACACCCTGGGGTGAAACCTAATCTGGAAGTGATAAGGTTTATTAATAAGACTAAAAAAAACCCTGGATAATGAGCTGGCCCACCCCCAGAACATAGTGGGGGTAGGGTCTAGTTTTGATCATaataactatatttattgagagcttaatgtgtgcagagccctgtactaagcgcttgggagagtataccatgATAATTTaggagacatatttcctgctcacaatgggttTATGATCTAGAGGAGTAAACGATGACTGTAAAGCATATAAATATATCCCCGATTGGGGAATATGGAAGAATTATTTGGGAGGGATTACCAGTCTGTGGTAATGCCAAAGGGTGTGAACCTGCTGGTCTTGTTAATAAACCAAATGTTCTGCACCGGATTTGACTCAGTAGTGAGTGACCTTGTGACCCCACGGAGAATCCGGGATCTTTCTCTAGTGGTTTAAGAACCGCAGGGGCCAGTGCTACCGTGGAAGGTTTGGGACCTGACGTTGGGGAAATTTAGGGCAAACCACTATCGCAGGGTCTTTGCTACTCACAATTGGTGCCCTCCTTAAGACACACACATTCTCATCAATTTTTTGAAATCCaggttactactactaataataatgttggtatttgttaagcgcttactatgtgcagagcactgttctaagcactggggtagacacaggggaatcaggttgtcccacatggggctcacagtcttaatccccattttacagatgagggaactgaggcagagagaagtgaagtgacgtgcccacagtcacacggctgacaagtggcagagccgggattcaaacccataacctctgactccaaagcccatgctctttccactgcgccacgctactacaactttctctagactgtaagcttgaagtgggcaggggacgtgtctgctaactctgttgtattgtactcttccaagtacttatccaGTGCCCTAcccatagtaagggttcaataaataccattgactgcttgACTGGTTCATCCACAGTTTTCACTCTAGATATAGACACCTCAGGAAATAAAGCGTGATTTCATTAAAGAGTGCCAGGTGTAAATGATTCAATGCAGAAGATTCACTGAAAAGATAGTTATGGCAAATTGGCTTGATGTCATTTCTCCTTGTTCTTTTTTGAGaaacaaaatataaaataaagcACAACACGTTGAAGAATTTCTCTTAGCACGATGGTATGCTGAATTAGAAAATGGTGCTTAGTGTTTAGGAGAATTATGACCCTCCTTGAAACCATCTTCAAGAAACTTATCTACATTGGTTTTCTTGACAGCTAGCATATCTGTCAGTTGTCGATGATCAAAATTTCACAAAAGAGACACAACATAATGAAGCTGGCAGTTCTGAATTCAGGAAGAACCATGCACACTTAGTGCACAAGGAAAATGACTAATTTCTCTAGCATTTGGACAAAGTGCCATGAATCTTATACCAGGAAGAGAACATTTTAATTTAGGATGAAAGACAATGCCCCAAAAGACAGCTATGCATCTTCCAAAATGAAAATGGTTGAAAATAGAGTGAAATATCTGAGCTGATTTACTTATGTGAATCCTAAAAGCAATTCTGAAAAACTCATAAGTGACTGAAGTGGTTAGACGGGGGAAGATTACTATCTAACATAGTGCAAAGTGCCTCACCTGAAAGAAGCATTAAAAGTTAAAACAGGTTTAATGCTTAGTGAACTTCAGTTCCATGCCAAGGGCCAATATGACTGGCAAAAAGAGGGTGAATAAAACTAAACTTTTAAATCTGAGCAGTAtggacttatcaatcaatcaaatgcatttactGACAGCTTACTGGGAGATtacaagtaacagagttggtagacagattccctactcacaaagggttcacagtctagaaggggagaaagacattaatgtgaataaattacagtcacgtacataagtgctgtggggcacaagagggtgggatgaatgaagaaaggaaagtAAAGATGTGGAtcacagaagggaggagtagagaaaatgagagcttaggtggggaaggccttttggagatatgattttaataaggctttgaaggtgaaaagaGCGATGGTCTACAGGATATGAaatgctgggggcggggaggccgttccaggtcaaaggcatgaagaagcagcatggcctagtggaaagaacacaggcctgggagtcagaggacatgagttttaatcctgggtctgccaaatgcttgctatgtgacccttgGGCGAATGTTCCATGCCTCAgtggactatgagccctatgtgggacagggactgtgcccaagctaaTTCACTTGctcctatccagcacttagaacagtgtttgacacacagtaagcacttaaataccataaaaagaacagTCGGTATCGAGATAAATGAGATaagttacagtgagtaaattgtcattacaggagtgaagtgagcatgctggattgtagtggaaatcagtgagggaagtagcatggttttgTGGAtacagtatgggtctgggagtcaaagggacctgggttctaatccaggtgtgATCCTAAGAGGGGCCACCCACTCTAGACAATGATaatagtcgtatttattaagagcttactggttctaatcctgaatctgccacatgtctgctgtgtgacggtgggcaagttacttcacttctctaggccacagttacctcatctgtaaaatggggattaacactatgagccccacttgggacaggactgtgtccaacctgattaacctggatctatcctagcgcttattacagtggttggcattagtaagcgcccaacaagtaccataattattattggagggggaaaggtaaatgagtgctttaaagccaatggtaaggagtttctgtttggtgcagaggtcgacgggcaactactggaggttcttcaggagtggggaaacgtggactaaatggtttagtagaaaaatgacctgggcagtagagtgaagtagggactggagtggggagagacaggaggcaggaaggccagcaaggagactgatacggtaatcaaggcaggacaggataagggcttggagcaACATAGAAGCGATGTGGATGGAGGGCAAAgatggcagattttagcaattttgttaaggttgaaccgacaggatttggtgacagattgattatgtgggttgaatgagagagatgagtcaaggatatcaccacggttacaggcttgtgagacgggaaggatgacagtactatctacagtgatggaaaagtcagggaggacaggatttgggtagcaATATGAGTTCTATTCTGgtcacgttaagtttgaggtgtcaggaggacatccaagaagagatgttctgaaggcaggaagaaatatgagactgaagataagaagaaagatcagggcttgagatgtggatttgggaatgtcCTGCATAGGGATGCCGGTTTAaattatgggagtgaatgagttctaagcagcatggcctagtggaaaaagcaggggcctaaaaatcagaggacttggattctaatcccagctccaccatgtgcctatgtgaccttgggtaggtcatttaacttctctgtacttcggttaccttatctgtaaaatggggtttcaaaaccagttctccctcctacttagattgcgagccccttgtgggacagagattg belongs to Ornithorhynchus anatinus isolate Pmale09 chromosome 2, mOrnAna1.pri.v4, whole genome shotgun sequence and includes:
- the LOC100089279 gene encoding ubiquitin-like protein 5 → MIEVVCNHRLGKKVHMKCNSDDAIRDLKKLIAAQTGTRWDKIVLKKWYTIFKNHVTLGDYEIHDGMNLELYYQ